One segment of Chelonia mydas isolate rCheMyd1 chromosome 13, rCheMyd1.pri.v2, whole genome shotgun sequence DNA contains the following:
- the PPP1R3D gene encoding protein phosphatase 1 regulatory subunit 3D, with protein MELRVPQKSPSYLSDLYQNMLRAEEGLGPGRWRQEHQPLRSSRASLSTLPKREPQPSHLQSSTTVSCDPHLQPIIRRRARSLPTSPERLKNTAAPCRVPGCSRSRINRVRFADALGLELAEVKVFQVGEDPSIPLHVLSRLSINSDLCCSQMDMEITMQCLVPDFQQPVDCVDFSTRLHQQLVCLECVTSSDLGLSGTIQVLNVAFEKQVSVRYTFNQWKSVHEVCAHWHSSNPEEDGKGQADVFTFFLPMPPFLLQLCSVVQFAVRYRVNGQEYWDNNQGKNYSFTCRRHLLKMPRECEESWIHFI; from the coding sequence ATGGAGCTACGTGTCCCTCAGAAGAGCCCCAGTTACCTCTCCGATCTGTATCAGAACATGCTAAGGGCTGAAGAAGGATTGGGTCCAGGACGGTGGCGGCAGGAGCACCAGCCACTGCGTAGCAGCAGGGCCAGTCTGAGCACCCTACCCAAGAGGGAACCACAACCAAGTCATCTTCAGAGCAGCACTACTGTCAGCTGTGACCCACATCTCCAGCCTATCATACGCCGACGAGCCAGGTCTTTGCCCACCTCCCCTGAGAGGTTGAAGAATACAGCAGCACCATGCCGTGTTCCTGGGTGCAGCAGAAGCCGCATAAACCGGGTGAGATTTGCTGATGCATTGGGCTTGGAGCTGGCTGAAGTGAAAGTCTTTCAGGTTGGGGAGGACCCATCCATCCCCTTGCATGTCCTCTCCAGGCTTTCCATCAACTCGGACCTTTGCTGCAGCCAGATGGATATGGAGATCACCATGCAGTGCTTGGTGCCTGACTTCCAGCAGCCTGTGGACTGTGTGGACTTCTCCACCCGCCTTCATCAGCAGCTGGTGTGTCTAGAATGTGTGACCAGCTCAGACCTGGGGCTCAGTGGCACTATCCAAGTTCTCAATGTGGCCTTTGAGAAGCAGGTGTCTGTGCGCTACACCTTCAACCAGTGGAAGAGCGTGCATGAAGTGTGTGCTCACTGGCACAGCAGCAATCCTGAGGAGGATGGGAAGGGCCAAGCTGATGTCTTCACTTTCTTTCTCCCCAtgcctcctttcctcctccagctGTGCTCTGTAGTCCAGTTTGCAGTGAGATATCGTGTCAATGGGCAGGAGTACTGGGATAACAACCAGGGTAAGAACTACAGCTTCACTTGCAGGCGTCACCTTCTCAAGATGCCTAGGGAATGTGAGGAGAGCTGGATCCACTTCATCTGA
- the FAM217B gene encoding protein FAM217B isoform X1 produces MGPSIQDYLLLLQRGTLKKDSQIHETHKGMVISSGGKGHPSTKGLEKPLPHVRPSSSRLGKSILNTTKKTFHCAQDDSQPSFLYKERNKLDEAHQQNRMMSVCTSLYKVRGAKKDLKERKSESGLYRTPSNLKGNSQGGSTREEDGLMQRFYSNQKGESQRSLGEHVTEAVPCTSKYPGTSVNEMLLDFESVRIIQEDAAEDSASDLSDSERIPIPPSPCTPPELNLRAEEIDPACFEHLFDARYKESMYYYPDFLPPPFNSWDLQQLAMFVNTECKLESRPQPAGFLEKYIDRLLQLEWLQVQTIQNEKGKTAKARPQTAPSIIRTLKSPGKGKSLHSLLPNKQLTPQESVIKLPTSLSGHRRDVHCEENSQLNAYPSHSKVAEVMGGTSSPQRRACEMRNEVKKRSTTKQQLLNMQPCASSSKIQDVGIQDVGNIRPLKHSPKFHSSAAPIQGRNTQACSNLKNGNANNYVPSKKPTGDRKLKTNGVKQTSCAFK; encoded by the exons ATGGGACCAAGCATTCAAGATTACCTCTTACTACTGCAGCGAGGGACACTGAAAAAGGACAGCCAAATCCATGAAACCCACAAAGGAATGGTAAT TTCCAGTGGTGGAAAGGGACATCCAAGTACCAAAGGACTAGAGAAACCACTTCCCCATGTGAGACCTTCTTCCAGCAGATTAggcaaaagtattttaaataccACGAAAAAG acttttcatTGTGCCCAGGATGATAGTCAACCAAGTTTTCTTTATAAGGAAAGAAACAAGCTAGATGAGGCTCATCAGCAAAACAG aaTGATGAGTGTTTGCACATCACTGTACAAAGTACGAGGGGCAAAGAAGGACCTCAAGGAAAGAAAAAGTGAATCTGGACTATACAGAACCCCTTCCAATTTGAAGGGGAATTCACAAGGTGGCTCCACCAGGGAAGAAGATGGACTGATGCAAAGATTTTATTCCAATCAAAAAGGAGAATCTCAAAGAAGTCTTGGAGAGCATGTGACTGAAGCTGTCCCTTGCACTTCTAAATATCCAGGGACCTCTGTGAATGAGATGCTTCTTGACTTTGAATCAGTGAGAATTATTCAAGAGGATGCTGCTGAGGACAGTGCCAGTGACCTTTCTGACTCAGAAAGAATtcccattcccccttccccctgtacACCGCCGGAACTCAACCTCCGAGCTGAAGAAATTGACCCAGCATGTTTTGAACACCTCTTTGATGCGAGGTATAAAGAATCAATGTATTATTATCCtgacttcctcccaccccctttcaaCTCCTGggacctgcagcagctggcaatgtTTGTTAACACAGAGTGTAAATTGGAATCTCGACCACAGCCAGCAGGATTTCTTGAGAAATATATCGATCGGCTTTTGCAGCTGGAGTGGCTGCAGGTGCAAACTATACAGAATGAGAAAGGAAAGACAGCCAAAGCTAGGCCTCAGACGGCTCCTAGTATCATTCGGACCCTAAAAAGCCCTGGCAAAGGCAAATCATTGCATAGCCTTTTGCCTAACAAGCAGTTAACTCCCCAAGAAAGTGTTATAAAGCTCCCCACCAGCCTTTCAGGTCACAGAAGAGATGTACACTGTGAAGAAAATAGCCAGTTAAATGCATATCCAAGTCACTCAAAAGTTGCTGAGGTGATGGGTGGCACGTCATCCCCACAGAGACGTGCCTGTGAAATGAGGAATGAGGTGAAAAAGAGGTCAACCACCAAGCAGCAACTTCTCAATATGCAGCCCTGTGCAAGCAGCTCTAAGATTCAGGATGTTGGTATTCAGGATGTTGGTAACATTAGACCCCTCAAACACTCCCCCAAGTTCCATAGTTCAGCTGCCCCCATCCAGGGGAGAAACACACAGGCATGTTCAAATCTGAAGAATGGAAATGCTAATAATTATGTTCCTTCCAAGAAACCAACAGGGGACCGGAAGTTAAAAACAAATGGTGTGAAGCAAACATCATGTGCATTTAAATAA
- the FAM217B gene encoding protein FAM217B isoform X3, with protein sequence MMSVCTSLYKVRGAKKDLKERKSESGLYRTPSNLKGNSQGGSTREEDGLMQRFYSNQKGESQRSLGEHVTEAVPCTSKYPGTSVNEMLLDFESVRIIQEDAAEDSASDLSDSERIPIPPSPCTPPELNLRAEEIDPACFEHLFDARYKESMYYYPDFLPPPFNSWDLQQLAMFVNTECKLESRPQPAGFLEKYIDRLLQLEWLQVQTIQNEKGKTAKARPQTAPSIIRTLKSPGKGKSLHSLLPNKQLTPQESVIKLPTSLSGHRRDVHCEENSQLNAYPSHSKVAEVMGGTSSPQRRACEMRNEVKKRSTTKQQLLNMQPCASSSKIQDVGIQDVGNIRPLKHSPKFHSSAAPIQGRNTQACSNLKNGNANNYVPSKKPTGDRKLKTNGVKQTSCAFK encoded by the coding sequence aTGATGAGTGTTTGCACATCACTGTACAAAGTACGAGGGGCAAAGAAGGACCTCAAGGAAAGAAAAAGTGAATCTGGACTATACAGAACCCCTTCCAATTTGAAGGGGAATTCACAAGGTGGCTCCACCAGGGAAGAAGATGGACTGATGCAAAGATTTTATTCCAATCAAAAAGGAGAATCTCAAAGAAGTCTTGGAGAGCATGTGACTGAAGCTGTCCCTTGCACTTCTAAATATCCAGGGACCTCTGTGAATGAGATGCTTCTTGACTTTGAATCAGTGAGAATTATTCAAGAGGATGCTGCTGAGGACAGTGCCAGTGACCTTTCTGACTCAGAAAGAATtcccattcccccttccccctgtacACCGCCGGAACTCAACCTCCGAGCTGAAGAAATTGACCCAGCATGTTTTGAACACCTCTTTGATGCGAGGTATAAAGAATCAATGTATTATTATCCtgacttcctcccaccccctttcaaCTCCTGggacctgcagcagctggcaatgtTTGTTAACACAGAGTGTAAATTGGAATCTCGACCACAGCCAGCAGGATTTCTTGAGAAATATATCGATCGGCTTTTGCAGCTGGAGTGGCTGCAGGTGCAAACTATACAGAATGAGAAAGGAAAGACAGCCAAAGCTAGGCCTCAGACGGCTCCTAGTATCATTCGGACCCTAAAAAGCCCTGGCAAAGGCAAATCATTGCATAGCCTTTTGCCTAACAAGCAGTTAACTCCCCAAGAAAGTGTTATAAAGCTCCCCACCAGCCTTTCAGGTCACAGAAGAGATGTACACTGTGAAGAAAATAGCCAGTTAAATGCATATCCAAGTCACTCAAAAGTTGCTGAGGTGATGGGTGGCACGTCATCCCCACAGAGACGTGCCTGTGAAATGAGGAATGAGGTGAAAAAGAGGTCAACCACCAAGCAGCAACTTCTCAATATGCAGCCCTGTGCAAGCAGCTCTAAGATTCAGGATGTTGGTATTCAGGATGTTGGTAACATTAGACCCCTCAAACACTCCCCCAAGTTCCATAGTTCAGCTGCCCCCATCCAGGGGAGAAACACACAGGCATGTTCAAATCTGAAGAATGGAAATGCTAATAATTATGTTCCTTCCAAGAAACCAACAGGGGACCGGAAGTTAAAAACAAATGGTGTGAAGCAAACATCATGTGCATTTAAATAA
- the FAM217B gene encoding protein FAM217B isoform X2, with translation MKPTKECSSGGKGHPSTKGLEKPLPHVRPSSSRLGKSILNTTKKTFHCAQDDSQPSFLYKERNKLDEAHQQNRMMSVCTSLYKVRGAKKDLKERKSESGLYRTPSNLKGNSQGGSTREEDGLMQRFYSNQKGESQRSLGEHVTEAVPCTSKYPGTSVNEMLLDFESVRIIQEDAAEDSASDLSDSERIPIPPSPCTPPELNLRAEEIDPACFEHLFDARYKESMYYYPDFLPPPFNSWDLQQLAMFVNTECKLESRPQPAGFLEKYIDRLLQLEWLQVQTIQNEKGKTAKARPQTAPSIIRTLKSPGKGKSLHSLLPNKQLTPQESVIKLPTSLSGHRRDVHCEENSQLNAYPSHSKVAEVMGGTSSPQRRACEMRNEVKKRSTTKQQLLNMQPCASSSKIQDVGIQDVGNIRPLKHSPKFHSSAAPIQGRNTQACSNLKNGNANNYVPSKKPTGDRKLKTNGVKQTSCAFK, from the exons ATGAAACCCACAAAGGAATG TTCCAGTGGTGGAAAGGGACATCCAAGTACCAAAGGACTAGAGAAACCACTTCCCCATGTGAGACCTTCTTCCAGCAGATTAggcaaaagtattttaaataccACGAAAAAG acttttcatTGTGCCCAGGATGATAGTCAACCAAGTTTTCTTTATAAGGAAAGAAACAAGCTAGATGAGGCTCATCAGCAAAACAG aaTGATGAGTGTTTGCACATCACTGTACAAAGTACGAGGGGCAAAGAAGGACCTCAAGGAAAGAAAAAGTGAATCTGGACTATACAGAACCCCTTCCAATTTGAAGGGGAATTCACAAGGTGGCTCCACCAGGGAAGAAGATGGACTGATGCAAAGATTTTATTCCAATCAAAAAGGAGAATCTCAAAGAAGTCTTGGAGAGCATGTGACTGAAGCTGTCCCTTGCACTTCTAAATATCCAGGGACCTCTGTGAATGAGATGCTTCTTGACTTTGAATCAGTGAGAATTATTCAAGAGGATGCTGCTGAGGACAGTGCCAGTGACCTTTCTGACTCAGAAAGAATtcccattcccccttccccctgtacACCGCCGGAACTCAACCTCCGAGCTGAAGAAATTGACCCAGCATGTTTTGAACACCTCTTTGATGCGAGGTATAAAGAATCAATGTATTATTATCCtgacttcctcccaccccctttcaaCTCCTGggacctgcagcagctggcaatgtTTGTTAACACAGAGTGTAAATTGGAATCTCGACCACAGCCAGCAGGATTTCTTGAGAAATATATCGATCGGCTTTTGCAGCTGGAGTGGCTGCAGGTGCAAACTATACAGAATGAGAAAGGAAAGACAGCCAAAGCTAGGCCTCAGACGGCTCCTAGTATCATTCGGACCCTAAAAAGCCCTGGCAAAGGCAAATCATTGCATAGCCTTTTGCCTAACAAGCAGTTAACTCCCCAAGAAAGTGTTATAAAGCTCCCCACCAGCCTTTCAGGTCACAGAAGAGATGTACACTGTGAAGAAAATAGCCAGTTAAATGCATATCCAAGTCACTCAAAAGTTGCTGAGGTGATGGGTGGCACGTCATCCCCACAGAGACGTGCCTGTGAAATGAGGAATGAGGTGAAAAAGAGGTCAACCACCAAGCAGCAACTTCTCAATATGCAGCCCTGTGCAAGCAGCTCTAAGATTCAGGATGTTGGTATTCAGGATGTTGGTAACATTAGACCCCTCAAACACTCCCCCAAGTTCCATAGTTCAGCTGCCCCCATCCAGGGGAGAAACACACAGGCATGTTCAAATCTGAAGAATGGAAATGCTAATAATTATGTTCCTTCCAAGAAACCAACAGGGGACCGGAAGTTAAAAACAAATGGTGTGAAGCAAACATCATGTGCATTTAAATAA